One stretch of Armigeres subalbatus isolate Guangzhou_Male chromosome 2, GZ_Asu_2, whole genome shotgun sequence DNA includes these proteins:
- the LOC134216709 gene encoding uncharacterized protein LOC134216709, whose protein sequence is MEQKNMSSDPNNEMALEYALLASPEADSIVQEAAENIGMALNTGSKRPANSPTNGDDKRQRVAIRNQLKLMIRRENADVDDEYFHKLSGEIFYRQGCLTSEFLPTFYNSGHTNGIGWFCACDESSLTWLKSTLDDIKRISEIKDFIVMPYAPIPQLRRTIFSIPHFEKFEKGGNEKVMTMITRLNRNFDTKFWKVATMLPPANGMRSIIMNIDEESVVKLAKQGNKLFYGLSQVFVKVYPKHND, encoded by the exons GTGATCCG AACAACGAAATGGCTCTCGAGTACGCGCTTCTTGCATCACCAGAGGCTGATTCAATTGTCCAGGAGGCCGCGGAAAATATTGGCATGGCATTGAATACGGGAAGCAAGCGACCAGCAAACTCCCCAACCAACGGTGATGACAAGCGCCAACGTGTGGCCATTCGCAATCAGTTAAAATTGATGATCCGTCGGGAGAACGCTGACGTCGATGATGAATATTTTCACAAGCTTAGTGGCGAAATCTTCTATAGACAAGGATGTTTGACTAGCGAATTTCTTCCAACGTTCTACAATTCGGGGCACACAAATGGCATCGGGTGGTTCTGTGCGTGCGACGAAAGCAGTTTAACATGGTTGAAATCCACCTTGGATGACATCAAAAGGATTAGTGAAATCAAAGACTTTATTGTTATGCCTTATGCACCCATTCCACAGTTACGACGCACTATTTTTTCAATTCCTcactttgaaaaatttgaaaagggaGGAAATGAAAAAGTTATGACTATGATAACTCGTTTAAATCGAAACTTCGACACAAAATTCTGGAAAGTGGCAACGATGTTGCCACCTGCAAACGGGATGCGTTCTATTATAATGAATATTGACGAAGAATCCGTAGTGAAGCTGGCTAAGCAAGGCAATAAGCTTTTCTATGGCCTTTCGCAAGTTTTTGTAAAGGTTTATCCCAAACATAATGATTAA